In Devosia sp. XK-2, one DNA window encodes the following:
- a CDS encoding ABC transporter ATP-binding protein, which yields MAPLLEAISIGKTYPGGTVANDGVDLSVAPGEVHAVVGENGAGKSTLMKILFGIEQPDTGELRLEGQPIAFANPRDAINHGIGMVFQHFSLVPSFSVYENVVLGSEPRRGVKFDRAKAIEEVRALSEKFRLTVDPLPPVGQLPVGQQQRVEILKALYRDARILILDEPTAVLAPQEVEELFIAIRALVAQGRTVIFIAHKLPEVLEISDRITIMRGGKTVGSVKTSEVTEDSLATMMVGREIALRVDRARTSGEVVCEIKALRIANDTGGTIAEDLNLKVRSGEILGLVGVEGNGQAELLEAVAGLRDIADGAVYLEGTSLKPLSVLQRRELGLASIPEDRLARGLAPGSTIAENMVATRLTDKRFVRNGLLDLKAIKANAQSLIERFSIRAGGPGFAAGTLSGGNMQKVVVARELAEQPKLLLVNQPTRGVDLGATQFIWKSLTQARDGGAAILLSSADLSELLALSDRLVIFYRGKIVAAFHNSDDLTPETLGTYMLGLDTQEPETMRAALQ from the coding sequence ATGGCGCCTTTGCTTGAAGCCATATCGATCGGCAAGACCTATCCAGGCGGAACCGTCGCCAATGACGGGGTCGACCTCAGCGTTGCGCCCGGCGAGGTCCACGCCGTGGTCGGCGAAAATGGCGCCGGAAAATCGACATTGATGAAAATCCTCTTCGGCATTGAGCAACCCGATACCGGCGAGTTGCGCCTCGAGGGCCAACCAATTGCCTTTGCCAATCCCAGGGACGCCATCAATCACGGCATCGGCATGGTATTTCAGCATTTCTCGCTGGTGCCATCCTTTTCCGTCTACGAAAACGTCGTGCTCGGTTCCGAACCGCGCCGCGGCGTCAAGTTCGACCGCGCCAAGGCGATCGAAGAGGTGCGCGCGCTCTCGGAAAAATTCCGCCTGACCGTCGATCCCCTCCCGCCCGTCGGCCAACTCCCTGTCGGCCAGCAGCAGCGGGTGGAGATTCTCAAGGCGCTTTACCGGGACGCGCGCATCCTCATCCTGGATGAACCCACGGCGGTCCTCGCGCCGCAGGAAGTGGAAGAGTTGTTCATTGCGATCCGCGCGCTGGTGGCGCAGGGCCGCACCGTCATTTTTATCGCGCACAAACTTCCCGAAGTGCTGGAAATTTCGGATCGCATCACAATCATGCGCGGCGGCAAAACGGTTGGTTCAGTCAAGACCAGTGAGGTGACCGAGGACAGCCTCGCCACCATGATGGTTGGCCGCGAGATAGCACTGCGCGTCGATCGGGCCCGGACAAGCGGCGAAGTTGTCTGCGAAATCAAGGCATTGCGTATCGCCAATGACACCGGCGGTACCATCGCTGAGGACCTTAACCTCAAGGTCCGCTCTGGCGAAATTCTCGGCCTGGTTGGCGTCGAGGGCAACGGCCAGGCCGAATTGCTCGAGGCCGTCGCGGGGCTCCGCGATATCGCCGATGGCGCGGTTTATCTTGAAGGCACCAGCCTTAAGCCGTTGAGCGTGCTGCAACGCCGCGAGTTGGGCCTGGCCAGCATTCCGGAGGATCGCCTGGCGCGGGGCCTGGCGCCCGGTTCGACCATCGCCGAAAACATGGTCGCCACACGCCTCACCGATAAACGCTTCGTGCGAAATGGCCTGCTCGACCTCAAGGCTATCAAGGCCAATGCGCAATCGCTTATCGAGCGCTTTTCTATTCGCGCCGGCGGGCCGGGCTTTGCCGCTGGCACGCTCTCGGGCGGCAACATGCAGAAGGTCGTGGTGGCTCGCGAACTGGCCGAACAGCCCAAATTGCTGTTGGTCAATCAGCCGACGCGCGGTGTCGATCTGGGTGCCACCCAATTTATCTGGAAATCCCTGACTCAGGCGCGCGACGGTGGTGCTGCCATCCTTCTCAGTTCCGCGGACCTGTCCGAATTGCTGGCGCTCAGCGACCGCCTTGTCATCTTCTATCGCGGTAAGATCGTCGCTGCGTTCCACAATAGTGACGACCTCACACCTGAAACGCTGGGCACCTACATGCTTGGCCTCGATACCCAGGAACCCGAAACCATGCGGGCGGCCCTCCAATGA
- a CDS encoding amidohydrolase family protein, whose amino-acid sequence MILFRGRSEGQSLLTMEGWYNSIREPELSLIASDIGPSVALSCAEMALSGTTTFCDQYFFADEIAEAVGQAGLRAVIAYGIVQLGDKERGEQELKSASAFIERQRSADGRIIPWFGPHAPYVDNSEDLIRAEVELAVKYGCGMHLHMAAGPEDNEETMARYGLTATQALDRDGFFAGRVHAAHCLDLSEQDIAIFAAAPAASVAYCATAGLRSGREGMCPAVALRNAGVVVALGTDNVAANNAYDMIAEMRVAGLVASHREGVAQPISSRDLIRMATIDGARALGLDHEIGSLEPGKAADIIAVHLGGPGYSETPDIETLLVYSGSGRDVEHVWVAGEHLVADRQLTRRPFSEIRNDYSMTYKDFWARVESAREVA is encoded by the coding sequence ATGATTCTGTTTCGTGGTCGCTCCGAGGGGCAAAGCCTGCTCACCATGGAAGGCTGGTACAACTCCATCCGCGAGCCCGAACTGTCGCTGATCGCCAGCGATATCGGTCCGTCCGTGGCCCTGTCCTGCGCCGAAATGGCGCTTTCGGGCACGACGACCTTCTGCGATCAGTATTTCTTCGCCGACGAAATCGCCGAAGCGGTGGGGCAGGCGGGTCTGCGAGCCGTTATCGCCTATGGTATTGTGCAGCTCGGCGACAAAGAGCGCGGCGAACAGGAGCTCAAAAGCGCCTCGGCCTTCATCGAGCGTCAACGCTCGGCCGATGGCCGCATCATTCCCTGGTTTGGCCCGCATGCCCCCTATGTCGACAATTCCGAGGACCTGATCCGGGCTGAAGTCGAACTGGCCGTCAAATATGGTTGCGGCATGCATCTGCATATGGCCGCCGGTCCCGAGGACAATGAAGAGACCATGGCCCGCTATGGCCTTACCGCGACCCAGGCCCTGGATCGGGATGGCTTCTTTGCTGGTCGCGTTCACGCGGCCCATTGTCTTGACCTGTCCGAACAAGACATCGCCATCTTCGCCGCTGCCCCTGCGGCGTCGGTGGCCTATTGCGCCACGGCCGGCCTGCGCTCGGGCCGCGAGGGCATGTGCCCGGCCGTGGCGCTGCGCAATGCCGGCGTGGTGGTGGCCCTTGGCACCGACAATGTTGCCGCCAACAACGCCTATGACATGATTGCCGAAATGCGGGTCGCGGGCCTGGTGGCTTCACATCGCGAGGGTGTCGCCCAGCCCATCTCCAGTCGCGACCTGATACGCATGGCCACCATTGATGGCGCTCGCGCGCTCGGCCTCGATCACGAGATCGGCTCGCTCGAACCGGGTAAGGCCGCCGACATAATCGCCGTTCATCTCGGGGGTCCAGGATATTCCGAAACACCCGACATCGAGACCCTGCTGGTCTATTCCGGCAGCGGTCGGGACGTCGAACACGTCTGGGTGGCTGGTGAACACCTCGTCGCAGACCGGCAGTTGACCCGTCGTCCCTTCTCCGAAATCAGAAATGACTATTCCATGACTTACAAAGACTTCTGGGCGCGGGTTGAATCAGCGCGCGAGGTTGCCTGA
- a CDS encoding adenine deaminase C-terminal domain-containing protein: MSLPDDLVLSSADEVKIRQHLLLVSLGKRPADLAIEVGRLLAVHANEWLEGQEIVIAGRRIAYIGPIGSYRGDVKKRVSYPDLSAVPGFGEVHKHIESTHLTPEFEAELVLPRGNTWTCEASHEFANVNGPKNIEFWEKARRAGSPLKIFIQPGSAVPPSAWEQSGGYYGYGEQKQFLAEALSVTSLDEVMDWPSVWDPSNPGYARMWGMIGATFEMRGVVEGHGSGLTDPHDISAFAAAGLSSDHEVWALDEAWDRLMRGLFTELRPFSYDAIIPGLIERGLKDWSNIAFTTDDRSATDTLKDGAADHNVRHAIHYGLAPEIAIQCATINPARHMRIDQWVGSITPGRYADIVLLRDVEAVDIAHVYADGQLVSENKSYIGPDMRINWPDWASGTINIGRELTAVDFAIKADPGRETMQAAILRPFHWNEDFLVEQLPVIDGEVQRAPERLITKWSMIDRYRGDGAVASMFWIGVGPSDPETALCCSVAHDSHNIWCIGSSDAAMAKAVNRLAEIDGGWVLVHRGEVVAEVRLEIAGLMTARPADAFDEDMQAFLSRAAEVDWVYAPAAMNRWKPGFPEFLIFATLTCAPWRWVLVAPSALCPEGFVNVQTGETHRIVW, translated from the coding sequence ATGAGCCTGCCCGACGACCTGGTCCTCTCATCAGCCGATGAGGTCAAAATCCGCCAGCACCTGCTGCTGGTTTCCTTGGGCAAAAGGCCGGCCGATCTCGCCATCGAGGTTGGTCGCCTCCTGGCCGTGCATGCCAATGAGTGGCTGGAAGGGCAGGAGATTGTCATTGCGGGTCGGCGCATCGCCTATATCGGCCCCATCGGCTCCTATCGCGGCGATGTCAAAAAGCGCGTTTCTTACCCGGACCTCTCGGCCGTCCCAGGCTTTGGTGAAGTCCACAAACACATTGAATCCACCCATCTGACGCCCGAATTCGAGGCGGAACTGGTCTTGCCGCGGGGCAATACCTGGACCTGCGAGGCCAGCCACGAATTCGCCAATGTGAACGGCCCCAAGAACATTGAATTCTGGGAAAAGGCGCGGCGCGCCGGTTCTCCGCTCAAGATCTTTATTCAGCCCGGCTCGGCCGTGCCGCCCAGCGCATGGGAACAATCGGGTGGCTACTATGGTTACGGCGAGCAAAAGCAGTTTCTCGCTGAAGCCCTCTCCGTCACCAGCCTCGATGAAGTCATGGACTGGCCCTCGGTCTGGGACCCGTCAAACCCCGGCTATGCCCGTATGTGGGGGATGATCGGGGCCACCTTCGAAATGCGCGGTGTTGTGGAAGGCCATGGTTCGGGCCTCACCGACCCGCACGATATTTCTGCGTTTGCGGCAGCAGGCCTTTCTTCAGACCACGAGGTCTGGGCGCTGGATGAGGCATGGGATCGGCTCATGCGTGGCCTGTTCACCGAACTGCGGCCATTCTCCTACGACGCCATCATTCCCGGTCTGATCGAGAGGGGGCTGAAGGATTGGTCGAATATCGCCTTTACCACCGACGACCGCAGCGCCACCGACACACTCAAGGATGGCGCAGCCGATCACAATGTCCGCCATGCCATTCATTATGGTCTTGCGCCCGAAATCGCCATCCAATGTGCCACCATCAACCCTGCGCGCCATATGCGCATCGATCAATGGGTCGGTTCGATCACGCCAGGCCGCTACGCCGATATCGTGCTGCTGCGCGATGTCGAAGCGGTCGATATCGCTCATGTTTATGCCGATGGCCAATTGGTGTCCGAGAACAAGAGCTATATCGGACCGGATATGCGCATCAACTGGCCCGATTGGGCCAGTGGCACCATTAATATCGGTCGCGAATTGACGGCCGTCGACTTCGCGATCAAGGCCGACCCCGGCCGTGAGACCATGCAGGCCGCCATTCTGCGACCCTTCCATTGGAACGAGGATTTCCTGGTCGAGCAATTGCCAGTCATTGACGGCGAAGTTCAGCGCGCTCCGGAAAGGCTCATAACCAAGTGGTCCATGATTGATCGCTATCGCGGCGATGGCGCGGTGGCATCCATGTTCTGGATCGGTGTCGGTCCCTCCGACCCCGAGACCGCGCTGTGCTGTTCGGTCGCCCACGACAGCCACAACATCTGGTGCATTGGCTCGTCCGATGCGGCCATGGCCAAGGCGGTCAACCGCCTTGCCGAAATCGATGGAGGCTGGGTACTGGTGCATCGAGGCGAGGTGGTCGCCGAAGTGCGGCTCGAAATTGCCGGGCTCATGACCGCGCGCCCCGCCGACGCCTTCGATGAGGACATGCAGGCCTTTCTCTCCCGCGCGGCTGAGGTGGACTGGGTCTACGCACCCGCGGCCATGAATCGATGGAAACCCGGCTTTCCTGAATTCCTGATCTTTGCCACGCTCACATGTGCGCCTTGGCGTTGGGTGCTTGTCGCCCCTTCCGCGCTTTGCCCGGAGGGTTTTGTGAATGTACAAACCGGCGAGACGCACAGGATCGTCTGGTAG
- a CDS encoding imelysin family protein codes for MTFSFGARSFRGLALALSLSVAPVAAFAATPSDAEVLSTYADIALAGYEDSLQTAKLLDAAIDALIANPSKETLEAARAAWKAARLPYQQTEAFRFGNPIVDEWEGRVNAWPLDEGLIDYVAASYGTESDSNALYVANVIANPKISIDGVEVDASEITPDLLQEQLQEAAGVESNVATGYHAIEFLLWGQDLNGTDPGAGERAFIDYSTADNADRRAAYLKAASTLLVSDIEEMVANWEEGGAAREALPELGLSAILTGMGSLSFGELAGERMKLGLLLHDPEEEHDCFSDNTHVSHLQDARGIQNVYLGRYVRIDGSVVEGPSMSDVIAERDQALDAEIKGLLEDTLTKMQVMADRAEAIEAYDQQIGEGNSEGNAVVQAAIDGLIAQTRGIERAVALLELDNVTIEDSDSLSNPDAVFE; via the coding sequence ATGACCTTTTCATTCGGCGCGCGCTCGTTTCGCGGCCTGGCACTTGCGCTCTCGCTTTCTGTGGCTCCGGTTGCCGCGTTTGCTGCCACACCCAGCGACGCGGAAGTGCTTAGCACCTATGCTGATATTGCCCTGGCTGGTTATGAGGACTCACTGCAAACGGCAAAACTGCTCGATGCGGCAATCGATGCCCTGATCGCAAATCCCAGCAAGGAAACACTTGAGGCCGCTCGCGCCGCCTGGAAGGCAGCGCGCCTGCCTTATCAGCAGACCGAAGCTTTTCGCTTCGGCAACCCTATCGTCGATGAATGGGAGGGCCGCGTGAATGCCTGGCCGCTGGATGAGGGCCTGATCGACTATGTCGCAGCCAGCTATGGCACGGAAAGCGACAGCAACGCTCTTTATGTCGCCAATGTCATTGCCAATCCTAAGATCAGCATCGACGGCGTTGAAGTGGACGCCAGCGAAATCACGCCGGACTTGTTGCAGGAGCAGTTGCAGGAAGCGGCCGGCGTCGAGTCCAACGTGGCGACCGGCTATCACGCTATCGAGTTCCTGCTCTGGGGGCAGGACCTGAACGGAACCGATCCTGGCGCGGGCGAGCGAGCCTTCATTGACTATTCGACTGCCGACAATGCAGACCGCCGGGCGGCCTATCTCAAGGCCGCATCAACCCTTCTTGTCAGCGATATCGAGGAGATGGTTGCCAATTGGGAGGAGGGCGGCGCGGCACGCGAGGCTTTGCCGGAATTGGGTCTTTCCGCAATTCTGACCGGGATGGGTTCTCTGAGCTTTGGTGAACTGGCGGGCGAGCGAATGAAGCTCGGCCTGCTGCTGCACGATCCCGAGGAAGAGCACGATTGCTTCTCCGACAATACACACGTCTCGCATCTGCAGGACGCGCGCGGCATCCAGAACGTCTATCTGGGCCGCTATGTCCGCATCGACGGCTCGGTCGTCGAAGGCCCCTCGATGTCAGATGTGATTGCTGAGCGGGATCAGGCGCTGGACGCGGAAATCAAGGGCCTGCTTGAGGATACGCTGACCAAGATGCAGGTGATGGCCGACCGTGCCGAGGCGATAGAGGCTTATGACCAGCAAATCGGTGAAGGCAATAGCGAAGGCAATGCAGTGGTGCAGGCGGCCATTGATGGTCTCATTGCGCAGACCCGTGGTATCGAACGCGCCGTGGCCCTGCTCGAACTGGACAATGTGACGATTGAGGACAGCGACTCGCTTTCCAATCCGGACGCCGTCTTCGAGTAG
- a CDS encoding BMP family ABC transporter substrate-binding protein produces the protein MSKTKFTRRAFAGLAAAGLLASVSASAVIAQEYTAENPLTVALVVHGNLGDKSFFDSAAAGLDKAEAELPVDVTIIEAGLDRGRWEPALADAVDQGFDVVIAGTWEMNGFMQALSPEYPDTKFILFDDAPDFSGGAFPNILAINYRVSTAGYLAGYAAAKISETGKLGEILGVEGTTVVEFALGFEQGAKAANPDVEVTRAVAGSFTDPAKGKELALAQFAQGVDIVFPIAGGTGIGALQAARDEGKLAVGVDSDQAEIFAPTDPAQAEVIFTSVEKKVGESLYTALAQTIDGTAPYGTNLILGLADGAVGIAKNSYYEAAVPEDVRAEVDAEEAKIISGEIAVDTGMQ, from the coding sequence ATGTCCAAGACCAAGTTTACCCGCCGCGCCTTTGCCGGCCTCGCCGCCGCCGGGCTTCTTGCCTCGGTGTCGGCAAGTGCTGTCATCGCGCAGGAATACACCGCCGAAAATCCATTGACCGTGGCTTTGGTCGTCCACGGTAACCTGGGTGACAAGAGCTTCTTCGACAGCGCCGCGGCCGGACTGGACAAGGCCGAAGCCGAATTGCCGGTCGACGTGACCATCATTGAGGCCGGTCTCGATCGTGGCCGCTGGGAGCCCGCGCTGGCAGATGCGGTTGATCAGGGCTTCGATGTGGTCATCGCCGGCACCTGGGAAATGAACGGCTTCATGCAGGCGCTTTCGCCTGAATATCCGGACACCAAATTCATCCTGTTCGATGACGCCCCGGATTTTTCTGGTGGCGCCTTCCCCAATATCCTGGCAATCAATTACCGCGTCTCCACAGCGGGTTATCTGGCTGGCTACGCCGCAGCCAAGATCAGCGAAACCGGCAAACTGGGTGAAATTCTCGGCGTCGAAGGCACCACTGTGGTCGAATTCGCTCTCGGTTTCGAACAGGGTGCCAAGGCCGCCAATCCTGACGTCGAGGTGACGCGCGCTGTCGCGGGGTCCTTTACCGACCCTGCCAAGGGCAAGGAACTGGCACTGGCCCAGTTTGCGCAGGGCGTTGACATCGTCTTCCCCATTGCTGGCGGTACTGGCATCGGCGCGCTACAGGCGGCCCGTGATGAGGGCAAGCTGGCTGTTGGCGTTGACAGCGATCAGGCCGAAATCTTCGCACCGACCGATCCGGCCCAGGCCGAAGTGATCTTTACGTCCGTTGAAAAGAAGGTCGGGGAGTCGCTCTATACCGCATTGGCCCAGACCATTGATGGCACCGCTCCCTATGGCACCAATCTGATCCTCGGCCTGGCCGATGGCGCCGTGGGCATCGCCAAGAACAGCTATTACGAAGCTGCCGTGCCCGAGGACGTTCGCGCCGAGGTCGACGCCGAGGAGGCCAAGATCATCTCGGGCGAGATCGCGGTCGACACCGGCATGCAATAA
- a CDS encoding ABC transporter permease, whose product MMELLMTVLSATFFVTVIRTTTPLLFATLGGLISDLSGALNVALEGMMLIACLTAVIVSVYAPWYVAVLSGVCAGAMLGALMALFHLRFKADIILVGFAVNILATGGTVFALSQATGGDKGTSINLPSKAIPAVDLSFLSAIPGIGPLLKSLLSGHSLLSWLALLMVFGVWYFLYRTPYGLWLRGVGEYPAAPEAAGVPVNTVRAWGLVASGALAGLGGAQLAMFNYIGFTRDMTAGRGFIALGAVLLGARHPVGAMLAALLFGIFEALAIVMPNLFNWIPGEIIQTIPFVVTVLALVLFSYRAQRARQLRTLSKI is encoded by the coding sequence ATGATGGAACTTCTGATGACGGTCTTGTCGGCGACGTTCTTTGTGACCGTGATCCGCACCACGACACCCTTGCTTTTCGCCACTCTGGGCGGGCTGATTTCCGACCTGTCCGGCGCGCTCAATGTTGCGCTTGAAGGTATGATGCTGATCGCCTGCCTGACCGCCGTGATCGTCTCCGTCTATGCGCCCTGGTATGTGGCCGTGCTGTCCGGCGTTTGTGCCGGCGCCATGCTCGGCGCGCTGATGGCCCTGTTCCATTTGCGCTTTAAAGCCGACATCATCCTGGTCGGCTTCGCGGTTAATATCCTTGCAACCGGTGGTACCGTTTTTGCCCTGTCTCAGGCGACGGGTGGAGACAAAGGTACTTCAATCAATCTTCCCTCCAAGGCTATCCCGGCCGTCGATCTGTCCTTCCTATCAGCCATTCCGGGCATCGGCCCGCTGCTCAAAAGCCTGCTGTCGGGCCATTCGCTGCTCTCCTGGCTGGCTTTGCTGATGGTCTTCGGGGTCTGGTATTTCCTCTATCGCACGCCCTATGGCCTTTGGCTGCGTGGCGTCGGCGAATATCCGGCTGCGCCCGAGGCGGCCGGCGTGCCGGTCAACACGGTCCGCGCCTGGGGATTGGTTGCATCCGGCGCACTTGCCGGCCTGGGCGGAGCCCAGCTCGCAATGTTCAACTATATCGGCTTTACCAGGGACATGACGGCTGGCCGCGGCTTTATCGCCCTGGGCGCCGTACTGCTAGGTGCTCGCCACCCGGTCGGCGCAATGTTGGCGGCGCTGTTGTTCGGCATCTTCGAAGCGCTGGCAATCGTCATGCCCAATCTCTTCAACTGGATACCGGGCGAGATCATCCAGACCATTCCGTTCGTGGTTACGGTCCTGGCGCTGGTTCTGTTCAGCTACCGTGCACAGCGGGCCCGGCAACTGCGTACGCTGAGCAAGATATGA
- a CDS encoding ABC transporter permease, whose product MSSLSSHRRDVFLRELGRAGTALAIALIIALVVIFATSSDPAKAFTTLLTAPLSSNRTMGLWIDDVAKLILTGLAFSLVFQARQFSMGVQGQVYMGGLFAALVAMSPMGATPLAIPLGMLAGMIAGSVYGLIPGYAKARFGASEIVSSLMLNYIAILVVNYLIRAHLAPPGTGQLMTAKFPDTAIFPAILPGTRFDLGIVIAVVATFAVWFLLYRTNWGLKLRLVGHNPKFAEYAGIRAKFIMVSAMTVAGAIGGLLGSVFVQGRAFGNLAQNFDGNLAFEGILIAIVARSRPLAVPFVALAYGYLRQGAQLMGIRTDVPTEMISVVQAIIILLVASSFTLPGKTLFTRLMGRRPAPVTASEATP is encoded by the coding sequence ATGAGTTCTCTTTCCTCCCACCGGCGCGACGTCTTCCTGCGTGAACTGGGGCGTGCCGGCACGGCCCTGGCGATCGCGCTGATCATTGCGCTCGTCGTTATTTTTGCCACTTCGAGCGATCCGGCAAAGGCGTTTACGACGCTTTTGACCGCGCCCCTCTCGTCCAACCGCACCATGGGTCTGTGGATCGACGATGTCGCCAAGCTGATCTTGACGGGTCTGGCTTTCAGCCTCGTCTTTCAGGCCCGCCAATTTTCCATGGGCGTTCAGGGGCAGGTCTACATGGGCGGCCTTTTCGCTGCCCTGGTCGCCATGTCGCCCATGGGCGCGACGCCGCTGGCCATTCCACTGGGCATGTTGGCTGGCATGATCGCGGGTTCCGTCTACGGCCTCATTCCCGGCTATGCCAAGGCCCGTTTCGGGGCGAGCGAGATCGTTTCCTCGCTTATGCTCAATTACATCGCCATTCTGGTGGTAAATTATCTGATCCGCGCCCACCTTGCCCCGCCGGGAACGGGCCAGTTGATGACGGCAAAATTTCCCGACACAGCGATCTTCCCGGCCATTCTGCCCGGCACCCGCTTCGACCTTGGTATTGTTATTGCGGTCGTTGCGACTTTCGCAGTCTGGTTCCTGCTCTACCGCACCAATTGGGGCCTCAAGCTGCGATTGGTCGGACATAACCCGAAATTCGCTGAATATGCCGGTATTCGCGCCAAATTTATCATGGTGTCAGCCATGACCGTGGCAGGGGCGATCGGCGGTCTGCTCGGCTCCGTTTTCGTGCAGGGCAGGGCCTTCGGCAATCTGGCGCAAAACTTTGACGGCAATCTCGCCTTTGAAGGCATCCTGATCGCCATTGTCGCCCGGTCCCGTCCTCTGGCCGTGCCATTCGTGGCTTTGGCCTACGGATATCTGCGCCAAGGCGCCCAGCTCATGGGCATCCGCACGGACGTGCCGACAGAAATGATCTCGGTGGTTCAGGCCATTATCATTCTGCTGGTCGCCTCCTCCTTCACCCTGCCGGGTAAGACCCTTTTTACCCGCCTGATGGGACGCCGGCCTGCGCCCGTCACCGCGTCGGAGGCCACGCCATGA
- a CDS encoding nucleoside hydrolase, which produces MVRKLLLDSDGGVDDAQALLMLIAAGRTPDAITSVFGNVGLQAATRNLLTVLTVAGKPDVPVHMGADRPLIQPVIDAKYIHGEDGLGGAPRPDSIPEPASADAVGLLIETFQAAIDAGDKVDILMIGPLTNLALALRLRPGIAAGIGQLSIMGGTVYGRGNTTPAAEFNIYADPEAAAIVFQAPIDILVAPWEPCVTHNMTGADVDALFADISESIEKQFSQTLAAHARQTIAGYGGGDHFRFVDPLAAAAVIEPDIVTKSTRASVDVALAPGITRGMTVIDPSGRLGTPMVTLIEEAKIERLVALYRASIAYRPAP; this is translated from the coding sequence ATGGTGCGCAAGCTCCTCCTCGATAGCGACGGCGGCGTGGACGACGCGCAGGCCCTGCTCATGCTCATCGCCGCCGGGCGCACGCCGGACGCAATCACCAGCGTTTTCGGCAATGTCGGCCTGCAAGCGGCCACCCGAAACCTGCTCACCGTACTCACCGTCGCCGGCAAACCCGACGTGCCCGTGCATATGGGCGCTGATCGGCCCCTGATACAGCCGGTGATTGACGCTAAATACATTCACGGAGAAGACGGGCTGGGCGGCGCGCCCAGGCCTGATAGTATCCCGGAACCCGCCAGTGCGGACGCGGTCGGCTTGCTGATCGAGACCTTTCAGGCTGCAATTGATGCAGGGGACAAGGTCGATATCCTGATGATCGGACCATTGACCAACCTGGCCCTGGCACTGCGACTGCGGCCTGGCATTGCCGCGGGAATTGGCCAACTCTCCATTATGGGCGGCACTGTCTATGGGCGCGGCAACACCACCCCGGCGGCCGAATTCAACATCTATGCCGATCCCGAAGCCGCGGCCATCGTCTTTCAGGCGCCCATCGATATCCTTGTCGCGCCCTGGGAGCCTTGTGTAACCCACAATATGACTGGCGCCGATGTCGATGCACTTTTCGCAGACATCTCCGAATCCATCGAGAAGCAATTTTCCCAGACCCTGGCTGCGCATGCCCGGCAGACTATTGCCGGCTATGGCGGTGGCGACCATTTCCGCTTCGTCGATCCACTCGCTGCGGCGGCGGTAATCGAACCGGACATCGTCACAAAGTCCACACGCGCCTCGGTCGACGTCGCGCTCGCCCCGGGTATCACGCGCGGCATGACTGTCATCGATCCCTCAGGCCGCCTTGGTACGCCGATGGTGACGCTGATCGAAGAGGCTAAAATCGAGCGTCTGGTCGCGCTCTATCGCGCCTCAATCGCCTACCGGCCCGCACCTTAA